The following proteins come from a genomic window of Legionella cherrii:
- a CDS encoding ABC transporter substrate-binding protein gives MVLIILFFKSISFAHAWPWVLNNPYPQSQANQNIYYSSFSEQPKTLDPALSYSLNEYLFIAQIYEPLLGYDYFQRPYQLTPLIAAQMPQLRYLDVQGNTMPEKGQEPPAYTVYTLTIKKGIYYQPHPAFAKDKKGAYLYHHLSPDYLEDEGINQLSDFKYSGTRELIVDDYIYQIKRLANPAVSSSIYGLMSDYIVGFKEYGKTLPGGNQYTDLREYSLKGLKKLDDYSFEITLKGEYTQFLFWLAMSFFAPVPWEVDLFYAQPGMTDKNITLGWYPVGTGPFMLVKNNPNRRMVLQKNPNFREDYYPSTGSDEDRKLGYMDNAGKRLPLIEKAIYTLEKESIPRWNKFLQGYYDSSAIGNDSFDQAIHINQYGKAELTPEMQKKQIYLTQTFQPSTYYMGFNMLDSVVGGSSERARKLRQAISIAVNYDENIAIFYNGRGVAAQGPIPPGIFGYREGKEGINPYVYQWVDGEAVRRPISDAKKLMSEAGYPDGVDPATGKHLILHYDVTTTGGPEDKALFDWMRKQYAQIGIDLNVRATLYNRFQEKMRTGDTQIFSWGWVADYPDPENFLFQLYGGNGKVKFGGENTANYQNPEFDRLFNLMKNRENDPQRQQIIDTMVNIVRHDAPWIWGIHPEEFLLSQSWVSRVKPNTMSFATLKYTAINVPERNQLRQAWNQPIFWPLGLLFLLILMLIFPLIIAYHKKEKKPAERAYIS, from the coding sequence ATCGTTCTGATTATTCTTTTTTTCAAGAGTATTAGCTTTGCTCATGCTTGGCCTTGGGTATTGAATAATCCATATCCTCAAAGTCAGGCCAATCAAAATATCTATTATTCATCATTTTCGGAACAACCCAAAACTCTCGATCCTGCACTGTCTTATTCATTAAACGAGTATTTGTTTATTGCGCAAATTTATGAGCCTTTGTTGGGATATGATTATTTTCAACGGCCCTATCAATTAACTCCATTGATTGCTGCGCAAATGCCTCAGCTGCGATATCTTGATGTTCAAGGAAATACAATGCCTGAAAAGGGCCAGGAACCCCCGGCCTATACTGTTTATACCCTCACCATTAAAAAAGGAATTTATTATCAGCCCCATCCGGCATTCGCCAAAGATAAGAAAGGTGCATACCTTTATCATCATTTATCACCTGATTATTTAGAGGATGAAGGTATTAATCAATTATCAGATTTTAAATATTCGGGTACCCGGGAATTGATTGTTGACGATTACATATATCAAATAAAACGTTTGGCAAATCCAGCTGTCAGTTCATCAATTTATGGGTTAATGAGCGACTATATTGTAGGTTTTAAAGAATACGGCAAAACGCTCCCTGGTGGTAATCAATATACCGATTTACGGGAATATTCTTTGAAAGGGCTTAAAAAACTAGATGATTATTCCTTTGAGATTACTTTGAAAGGGGAATATACCCAATTTTTATTTTGGTTGGCTATGAGTTTTTTTGCGCCTGTTCCATGGGAAGTTGATCTTTTTTATGCTCAACCCGGAATGACGGATAAAAATATTACCTTGGGTTGGTATCCCGTTGGAACGGGGCCGTTTATGTTGGTTAAAAATAATCCGAATCGCAGAATGGTACTGCAAAAAAATCCCAATTTTCGCGAGGATTATTATCCAAGTACCGGTTCAGATGAAGATAGGAAATTAGGGTATATGGATAATGCAGGAAAACGGTTGCCGTTAATTGAAAAAGCAATTTATACCTTGGAAAAAGAGTCCATTCCTCGTTGGAACAAATTTTTGCAAGGCTATTATGATAGCTCTGCGATTGGTAACGACAGTTTTGATCAAGCCATTCATATTAATCAATACGGTAAAGCAGAACTCACACCAGAAATGCAAAAAAAACAAATATACCTGACGCAAACCTTTCAACCGAGCACCTACTATATGGGTTTTAATATGCTTGATAGCGTTGTCGGAGGCTCGAGTGAACGTGCCCGCAAGTTGAGACAGGCCATTTCAATCGCGGTAAATTATGATGAGAATATAGCTATTTTTTATAATGGACGCGGTGTGGCCGCCCAAGGGCCAATCCCACCTGGCATTTTTGGTTATAGAGAAGGGAAGGAGGGAATTAATCCTTATGTTTATCAATGGGTCGATGGTGAAGCAGTGCGACGGCCAATCAGTGATGCCAAAAAGCTTATGTCTGAAGCAGGATATCCTGATGGAGTTGATCCAGCCACAGGGAAACATTTGATTTTGCATTATGATGTGACGACAACCGGAGGTCCTGAAGACAAAGCCTTATTTGATTGGATGCGCAAACAATATGCTCAAATAGGAATTGATTTAAATGTAAGGGCAACTTTATATAACCGGTTTCAAGAAAAAATGCGTACGGGAGATACGCAAATATTCAGTTGGGGGTGGGTAGCAGATTACCCGGATCCAGAAAATTTTTTATTTCAATTATATGGAGGCAATGGCAAAGTAAAATTTGGTGGTGAAAATACTGCCAATTATCAAAATCCCGAATTTGATCGTCTCTTTAATTTAATGAAAAATAGAGAAAATGATCCCCAAAGGCAGCAGATTATCGATACCATGGTTAATATTGTTCGGCATGACGCTCCCTGGATATGGGGAATACATCCAGAAGAATTCCTTTTATCACAGTCTTGGGTTTCACGGGTTAAACCAAACACAATGTCTTTTGCAACACTCAAATATACAGCGATCAATGTACCTGAACGAAATCAATTGAGGCAGGCCTGGAATCAACCGATTTTTTGGCCCTTAGGGTTATTGTTTTTGCTTATTCTCATGCTGATTTTTCCTTTAATCATTGCTTATCATAAGAAAGAAAAAAAACCGGCAGAAAGGGCTTATATATCATGA
- the ligA gene encoding NAD-dependent DNA ligase LigA, with translation MSIDEIKGTIAGLKEKIRQYDYHYYVLDEPIVPDAEYDRCFRALQDLETKYPELLTADSPTQRVSGTPADAFMPVTHRQPMLSLSNVFTEDELKAFIKRVTDKLDEPVQELVFTCEPKLDGLAVNLTYENGILVSAATRGDGTTGENITANIKTIPAIPLVLRVSKPPRFIEIRGEVYMPKEGFEEYNKKARDMGEKTFANPRNAAAGSLRQLNPAVTASRPLAIYCYGVGVCEGYSLPDSHWEQLQLLKKFGFRVSSDIKREEGMKGCLDYYHDMLAKRDQLPFEIDGVVYKVDSIPLQQQLGFISRAPRFACAHKFPATEEITELLAVDFQVGRTGALTPVARLAPVNVAGVTVSNATLHNMDEIARKDIRIGDKVIIRRAGDVIPEVVSVVLDQRPANTKEIHLPKKCPVCGSDVVREEGEAVARCVGGLFCKAQLKRMMWHFASRKAMYIEGLGSVLIEQLVDEGVVRHLPDLYTLDLSTLANLPRMGQKSAKNLLHALEQSKNTTFSRFLYALGIPEIGESSARTLAEHFGDIEAISKATEEELMSLQDIGPVGAFNVDHFFAQEHNRKVIERLLALGIHWPKVEKKKVNKEHPLFAKTVVLTGTLNTMGREEAKAKLLAVGAKVSGSVSAKTDYVVAGNEAGSKLDKANDLGVRVLDEAQFLELMSS, from the coding sequence ATGAGTATTGATGAAATAAAAGGAACCATTGCTGGGCTAAAAGAAAAAATAAGGCAGTATGATTATCATTATTATGTTTTGGATGAGCCTATAGTTCCTGATGCTGAATACGACCGCTGTTTTCGCGCATTACAGGATTTAGAAACGAAGTATCCTGAATTATTAACGGCAGATTCACCAACCCAACGCGTTAGTGGTACTCCTGCAGATGCATTTATGCCAGTAACCCATAGACAACCGATGTTATCCTTATCGAACGTCTTTACTGAAGACGAATTAAAAGCATTTATTAAACGAGTTACGGACAAACTGGATGAGCCGGTGCAAGAATTGGTATTTACTTGCGAACCTAAGCTGGATGGACTTGCGGTTAATCTGACCTATGAGAATGGGATATTGGTTTCTGCAGCAACTCGTGGTGACGGAACCACCGGTGAAAACATTACTGCCAATATTAAAACAATACCCGCAATTCCCCTAGTTTTAAGAGTAAGCAAACCACCACGTTTTATCGAAATTCGTGGCGAAGTATATATGCCAAAAGAGGGGTTTGAAGAGTACAACAAAAAAGCAAGGGATATGGGCGAAAAAACGTTTGCTAATCCACGCAATGCTGCAGCAGGGAGTTTACGACAACTGAACCCTGCAGTGACTGCAAGTAGGCCTTTGGCGATTTATTGCTATGGTGTAGGAGTTTGCGAAGGGTATTCTTTGCCAGACTCGCATTGGGAGCAATTGCAACTTCTTAAAAAATTTGGTTTTAGGGTGTCTTCTGATATTAAGCGAGAAGAGGGCATGAAAGGCTGTTTGGATTATTACCATGATATGTTAGCCAAACGCGATCAACTCCCTTTCGAGATAGATGGTGTTGTTTACAAGGTTGACAGTATTCCTTTACAACAACAACTTGGTTTTATTTCAAGAGCACCACGTTTCGCCTGCGCGCATAAATTCCCTGCTACTGAAGAGATCACGGAACTTTTAGCAGTTGATTTTCAGGTAGGAAGAACAGGGGCTTTAACTCCGGTGGCACGCTTGGCACCGGTTAATGTGGCAGGCGTTACTGTAAGTAATGCAACGTTGCACAATATGGATGAAATTGCCAGAAAAGACATCCGTATCGGCGATAAAGTGATTATTCGACGTGCGGGTGATGTGATTCCGGAGGTGGTTTCGGTTGTCCTGGACCAACGGCCTGCGAACACCAAGGAGATTCATTTACCTAAAAAATGTCCTGTTTGTGGTTCTGATGTAGTGCGTGAGGAAGGGGAGGCGGTAGCTCGTTGTGTGGGTGGTTTATTTTGCAAAGCACAACTAAAAAGAATGATGTGGCATTTTGCTTCACGCAAGGCGATGTATATTGAGGGTTTGGGATCTGTGCTTATCGAACAGTTGGTTGATGAAGGAGTTGTTCGTCATTTACCTGATCTTTATACGCTGGATCTTTCTACGTTGGCAAATCTTCCCCGTATGGGACAAAAATCAGCAAAAAATTTATTGCATGCTTTGGAACAAAGCAAAAATACCACATTTAGCCGTTTTCTTTATGCTCTTGGAATTCCAGAGATTGGTGAATCCAGCGCTCGAACATTGGCAGAGCATTTCGGTGATATTGAGGCGATTTCCAAAGCAACCGAAGAAGAACTGATGAGTTTGCAAGATATCGGACCTGTAGGTGCTTTTAATGTCGATCATTTTTTTGCACAAGAGCATAATCGCAAGGTCATTGAGCGTTTATTAGCTTTAGGAATACATTGGCCAAAAGTTGAAAAAAAGAAAGTGAATAAGGAGCATCCTTTATTTGCAAAAACTGTCGTTTTAACTGGAACTTTAAATACCATGGGACGTGAAGAAGCGAAAGCAAAATTGTTGGCTGTAGGTGCTAAAGTCAGTGGCAGTGTCTCCGCAAAAACAGATTATGTGGTTGCTGGAAATGAAGCAGGATCTAAATTGGATAAAGCAAATGATTTGGGGGTTCGTGTTTTGGATGAAGCACAGTTTCTTGAACTGATGAGCAGCTAG
- a CDS encoding DUF4785 domain-containing protein, which produces MRTTLTLLSLFCCSQISAFTLPQNPIKSYDCDICSSLSHEPLQARWKVSGNSLSKAEKNIQKSYSYTQQITATQLQHGITLPINAPESVLRIVPLQKNKSVPALEIKSTNSQFMNLKDASSLYSQDDADESLKIGSHQTMLQLKPELGTGNFIIKSKHLDPASDADKYLIHVFEKYSLIHLLIEPSALQYQYGDQFNALITLKDNSTSYPVDDINASLVGPDNQNIPLEIKEVKRNQFKANALLSSDENSHGGNWYIEVEVSGELDDNTPTYRSGRAAFSYSVPSAGLVNIKKVSSKPLTLAATVEVATASRYALQGILYKKNTKGEDIPVETAQSAQWLAPGKQTIQFSFDNLAHLAEDQLSVGYLRLIDYGQLKTVYQYDPPIKLSQLLD; this is translated from the coding sequence ATGAGAACTACACTTACCTTATTGTCTTTATTTTGTTGCTCACAAATCAGCGCATTTACCCTACCACAAAATCCTATCAAATCTTATGATTGTGATATTTGCAGTAGTTTATCTCATGAACCCCTGCAGGCTCGTTGGAAGGTTTCCGGAAATTCTTTAAGTAAAGCTGAAAAGAATATTCAAAAAAGTTACAGTTACACGCAACAAATAACTGCCACTCAATTGCAACATGGCATCACCCTGCCCATTAATGCGCCAGAATCAGTGCTGCGTATTGTCCCTTTACAAAAAAACAAATCCGTTCCTGCATTAGAAATAAAAAGTACCAACAGTCAATTCATGAACTTAAAAGATGCTTCTTCTTTGTACAGTCAGGATGATGCCGACGAATCACTTAAAATAGGTTCACATCAGACCATGCTGCAACTCAAACCCGAATTAGGCACGGGTAATTTCATAATCAAAAGTAAGCACCTTGATCCTGCAAGTGATGCAGATAAGTATCTAATTCATGTTTTTGAAAAATACTCCTTAATTCATTTGCTTATCGAGCCTTCCGCTTTGCAATATCAATATGGAGATCAATTCAATGCACTCATTACCCTAAAAGATAATAGTACGTCCTATCCAGTGGATGATATCAACGCCTCATTGGTAGGTCCTGATAACCAGAACATTCCTCTCGAAATTAAAGAGGTAAAGCGTAATCAATTTAAGGCCAATGCCCTTTTGTCCTCTGATGAGAACTCACATGGAGGAAATTGGTACATAGAAGTTGAGGTATCCGGCGAACTGGATGACAATACCCCGACTTATCGCAGTGGACGTGCCGCTTTTTCCTATTCAGTCCCGTCTGCCGGCCTCGTGAACATCAAAAAAGTATCTTCGAAACCACTAACCTTGGCAGCCACTGTAGAGGTAGCTACTGCAAGTCGCTATGCGTTACAAGGTATTTTATATAAGAAAAACACTAAAGGTGAGGATATTCCCGTCGAAACCGCCCAAAGTGCACAATGGCTTGCTCCAGGAAAGCAAACAATTCAATTTAGTTTTGACAATTTGGCTCATTTAGCAGAGGATCAGCTCTCAGTAGGTTACTTGCGTCTTATTGATTACGGGCAATTAAAAACGGTTTATCAATATGATCCGCCGATTAAACTCAGTCAACTTTTGGACTAA
- a CDS encoding DNA recombination protein RmuC has product MQFLSSITLIEGSACALVLHFLFLIWFLIQQNQQKKRNEQLHEKTLEAFTTQLHQLHLNVNEKIAQGQLITQQIIHDTVPKQMTEVREQINHSFKQHASALTSHLQLLTEEIRNHLHGLTQQVNHKLTEGFEKTSATFIDVVKRLTIIDEAQKKITELSNHVVSLQDVLVDKKARGAFGEVQLETLISNMIPPNHFAMQYTLDNQKRADCILFLPEPTGNVVIDAKFPLETYQRLINVDAGSSEKKSLQQQFRQDIQKHIKDIAEKYIVPGETTDGAMMFIPAESIFAEIHANYPDLISLSQRLKVWLVSPSTLMAVLTTAKAVLKDDATRKQVHIIQKHLQALADDFQRFEKRMDNLSRHIDQAHKDVSEVNTSAKKITSRFQKIESVDIELDELGLIETDES; this is encoded by the coding sequence ATGCAATTTTTATCTTCAATCACTTTAATTGAGGGCTCGGCGTGTGCTTTAGTCCTCCACTTTCTATTTTTAATTTGGTTTTTGATACAACAAAACCAGCAAAAAAAACGGAATGAGCAGTTACACGAAAAGACTCTTGAAGCATTTACTACACAATTGCATCAACTCCATCTGAATGTAAATGAGAAAATAGCTCAAGGACAATTAATAACGCAACAAATCATCCATGATACCGTCCCCAAACAAATGACTGAAGTACGCGAACAAATAAACCATAGCTTTAAACAACATGCCAGCGCCCTCACCTCTCATTTACAGTTGCTAACTGAAGAGATTCGCAATCATCTGCATGGGTTAACGCAACAAGTAAATCATAAATTAACTGAAGGTTTTGAAAAAACTTCCGCCACATTTATCGATGTGGTAAAACGCTTAACCATCATTGATGAGGCCCAAAAGAAAATCACTGAATTATCCAATCATGTAGTCAGCCTGCAAGATGTTTTGGTTGATAAAAAAGCACGTGGCGCATTTGGTGAGGTACAGCTCGAAACCTTAATTAGTAACATGATTCCCCCCAATCATTTTGCAATGCAATATACTCTGGATAATCAAAAACGTGCCGATTGCATATTATTCTTGCCTGAGCCTACGGGCAATGTAGTGATTGATGCCAAGTTTCCGCTAGAAACCTACCAGCGGCTTATCAATGTGGATGCAGGTTCAAGTGAAAAAAAATCACTGCAACAACAATTTCGTCAAGACATCCAAAAACATATTAAAGACATTGCTGAAAAATACATCGTTCCTGGCGAAACAACTGATGGCGCCATGATGTTTATTCCTGCGGAATCCATCTTTGCAGAAATTCATGCCAATTATCCAGATTTGATTTCTCTGTCCCAAAGATTAAAAGTATGGCTTGTTTCCCCTAGTACATTAATGGCAGTTCTAACTACTGCTAAGGCAGTACTTAAAGACGATGCAACACGCAAACAAGTTCATATCATTCAAAAACACTTACAAGCTCTGGCCGATGATTTCCAACGTTTTGAAAAAAGAATGGATAACCTTTCCAGACACATTGACCAGGCCCATAAAGATGTCAGTGAGGTGAATACTTCCGCTAAAAAAATTACTTCACGCTTCCAAAAAATTGAATCGGTAGATATAGAGTTAGATGAGTTAGGACTTATTGAAACCGATGAGAGCTAA
- a CDS encoding pentapeptide repeat-containing protein, translating into MTTLFNENTYINQTFTQLSIEKERIERLDFENCQFKQCKFIDIIFSHTKFTECDFESCDLSLAKFPGCKFSEVAFKNSKLIGINWTELCWPLVKLRSPLYFYNSNLSHSSFYGLELSNLIIEECKAHDIDFREANLSYASFVNTDLLNSLFLHTDLSAADFTNAINYTIDPHENKIKHARFSFPDVIALLHHFDIKINDWPELDG; encoded by the coding sequence ATGACAACCCTATTTAATGAAAATACATACATCAATCAAACGTTCACACAATTAAGTATTGAAAAGGAACGAATTGAGCGCCTCGACTTTGAAAATTGCCAATTTAAACAATGCAAATTTATCGACATTATTTTCAGCCATACAAAATTCACTGAATGTGATTTTGAATCCTGCGATCTTTCTTTAGCAAAATTTCCAGGCTGCAAATTCTCTGAGGTCGCCTTTAAAAATTCAAAACTTATTGGAATAAACTGGACTGAATTATGTTGGCCTTTGGTCAAGCTAAGAAGTCCCCTCTATTTTTATAACAGCAACTTAAGCCACTCCAGTTTTTATGGATTAGAACTCTCAAATTTAATTATTGAAGAATGTAAAGCCCATGACATTGATTTTAGAGAGGCCAATCTAAGTTATGCAAGTTTTGTAAACACCGACTTGCTGAACAGTCTGTTTCTTCATACCGATCTAAGCGCTGCAGATTTCACGAATGCCATCAACTACACAATTGACCCGCATGAAAATAAAATCAAACACGCACGTTTTTCTTTCCCAGACGTCATCGCTTTGTTACATCATTTTGATATAAAAATAAATGACTGGCCCGAGCTTGATGGCTAG
- the mfd gene encoding transcription-repair coupling factor, which yields MPINTLLYQSTQAKQVWGQLHGSSLALALAEYCQQTPGIKLLIAQDNLSANQLQAELNFFLNSNSPQELLFFPDWETLPYDQFSPHQDIISERLYTLSRIQQVTDAIVITSASTLMHRLCPPEFLNQYALMLKEGQKLDLTAFRNQLQQAGYHCVNKVLEHGEFALRGSIIDVYPMGSGLPFRIELFDDEIESLREFDTETQRTIEKIKEINVLPAREFPLNEQSQLLFRRAFRELFPGNPSQCPIYEAITEGQYPSGIEYYLPLFFEKTVTFFDYLPENAKICLIENIQNNAEQFWQELNERYEQRRYDVSRPILSPPACFINPTELLTKANTYEQLRLFQNPSDKKGAVVNFDIIPGPQLPIDRKTQEPLNQLRTYCADTTRRYLIVVESAGRREVLLDLLKPSNINPKVQSSWHDFINDNAPINITTGDLIYGCELKQSHIVIIVESQLFGEQSTPQRRSAQKTVDPDLIIRDMAELRVGAPVVHLQFGVGRYQGLQHIESNGIASEFLVLTYAGEDKIYVPVTSLHLISRYTGVDSEHAPLHRLGSDQWQKERKKAAEKIHDVAIELLDLYAKREAQPGHQYQIDHNEYVKFASAFPFTETPDQLQAIEQIIKDMESPRPMDRLICGDVGFGKTEVAMRAAFVAVQNNKQVCILVPTTLLAGQHFESFRDRFADFPINIELLSRFRSAKETEAVLASLKSGTVDIVIGTHKLFQSKIAFKNLGLLIIDEEHRFGVKQKEHIKALRTHVDILSMTATPIPRTLNMAMAGIRDISLMTTPPAKRLAIKTFWQEKKDPIVREAILREILRGGQVFFLHNNVETIDRVCQDLQTLVPEAKIRSAHGQMRERELERVMSDFYHHRFNVLVCTTIIETGIDIPTANTIIIDRADKFGLAQLHQLRGRVGRSHHQAYAYLLTPNEKLLTSDAVKRLEAIVSLEDLGAGFTLATHDLEIRGAGELLGEEQSGNMQAIGFNLFMEMLDRAVHDLKAGKTPELSAPMHQGPEIELRISAIIPDEYIPDIHNRLIMYKRIANAKTKEQLHDLQIELIDRFGLLPQQVKHLLLITELKLNAERMGIQKISAGAQQGKLEFSENPSIDPGILINLIQVHAKRYQMEGPQRLRFTLDSTSPEERIFEISALLNKLNGIK from the coding sequence ATGCCCATAAATACCTTACTTTATCAATCGACACAGGCTAAACAAGTATGGGGTCAGCTCCATGGAAGCAGCTTAGCACTGGCTCTTGCTGAATATTGTCAACAAACTCCCGGAATTAAGTTATTGATTGCCCAAGATAATCTCAGTGCAAATCAATTGCAAGCGGAGTTGAATTTCTTTCTCAATTCAAACAGTCCCCAAGAACTGTTATTTTTTCCGGATTGGGAAACACTCCCTTATGACCAATTTTCACCCCACCAGGACATTATTTCGGAACGGTTGTATACCTTAAGCCGTATTCAACAAGTGACTGATGCAATTGTCATCACTTCAGCCAGCACATTAATGCACAGACTATGTCCACCCGAATTTTTAAATCAATATGCTTTAATGCTAAAAGAAGGGCAAAAACTGGACTTAACCGCTTTTCGTAATCAATTACAACAAGCTGGTTATCATTGTGTGAATAAAGTACTTGAGCACGGAGAATTTGCCCTACGCGGATCCATAATTGATGTTTATCCAATGGGTTCCGGTTTACCCTTTCGTATCGAGCTTTTTGACGATGAAATTGAAAGTCTACGAGAATTTGACACAGAAACACAACGTACAATAGAAAAAATAAAAGAAATCAATGTGTTACCTGCACGCGAGTTTCCTTTAAATGAACAAAGCCAGCTCCTGTTTCGACGTGCTTTTAGAGAACTATTTCCAGGTAATCCAAGTCAATGCCCTATTTATGAAGCGATCACTGAAGGACAATACCCTTCAGGAATTGAATATTACCTTCCTTTATTTTTTGAAAAAACAGTCACTTTTTTTGATTATCTCCCAGAAAATGCCAAGATTTGTTTGATTGAGAATATTCAAAATAATGCAGAGCAATTTTGGCAAGAATTGAATGAACGCTATGAGCAAAGACGATATGACGTCAGCAGACCTATTTTATCGCCCCCTGCTTGTTTTATTAATCCAACTGAATTATTAACTAAAGCCAATACCTACGAGCAATTGCGTCTGTTCCAAAATCCTTCGGATAAAAAAGGGGCTGTGGTTAATTTTGATATTATTCCAGGCCCACAATTACCCATAGATAGGAAAACACAAGAACCCTTAAACCAACTTCGTACTTATTGTGCAGATACAACACGTCGTTATTTGATTGTAGTCGAGAGTGCGGGACGGCGTGAAGTGTTACTCGATTTGCTTAAACCAAGCAACATTAATCCTAAAGTACAATCTTCTTGGCACGATTTCATTAACGATAATGCTCCGATCAACATCACTACCGGAGACCTCATTTACGGATGTGAATTAAAACAAAGTCATATCGTTATTATTGTTGAATCCCAATTATTTGGGGAGCAAAGTACACCTCAAAGGCGCAGTGCACAAAAAACAGTTGATCCTGACTTAATTATCCGTGACATGGCTGAACTTCGTGTTGGTGCGCCTGTAGTTCATTTGCAATTTGGTGTAGGACGTTATCAAGGATTACAGCATATAGAATCCAATGGGATTGCGAGTGAATTTTTAGTCCTTACCTATGCAGGCGAAGACAAGATTTATGTTCCTGTGACCTCGCTTCACTTGATTAGCCGATATACTGGGGTAGATAGTGAACATGCCCCCTTACATAGACTGGGTTCAGATCAATGGCAAAAGGAAAGGAAAAAGGCCGCTGAAAAAATTCATGATGTGGCCATTGAGTTACTTGATCTCTACGCCAAAAGAGAAGCCCAACCAGGACACCAATATCAAATCGATCATAATGAATACGTTAAATTTGCCAGTGCCTTTCCATTTACAGAAACACCGGATCAATTACAAGCAATCGAGCAAATCATAAAAGATATGGAGTCCCCGAGACCTATGGATCGTTTAATTTGTGGCGATGTAGGTTTTGGTAAAACAGAAGTAGCCATGCGCGCCGCTTTTGTTGCAGTGCAAAACAATAAACAAGTCTGTATTCTTGTCCCAACTACTTTGCTGGCAGGACAACACTTTGAATCCTTCCGAGATCGATTTGCAGACTTCCCCATTAATATTGAGTTACTTTCACGTTTTCGCTCAGCTAAAGAAACTGAGGCAGTGCTTGCCTCATTAAAATCAGGAACGGTTGATATAGTCATAGGGACTCATAAATTATTCCAAAGCAAGATTGCTTTTAAAAATCTTGGATTGCTTATTATTGATGAAGAACATCGTTTTGGGGTCAAACAAAAAGAGCACATCAAAGCACTACGTACCCATGTGGATATTCTTTCCATGACCGCGACCCCTATTCCTAGAACATTAAATATGGCAATGGCAGGAATAAGGGACATTTCTCTAATGACCACACCTCCAGCGAAACGTCTGGCAATTAAAACTTTTTGGCAAGAAAAAAAGGACCCTATCGTCCGTGAGGCGATCCTCAGAGAAATTCTTAGGGGGGGGCAGGTTTTTTTCCTACATAATAATGTAGAAACCATTGATCGTGTCTGTCAGGATTTACAAACTCTGGTTCCCGAAGCAAAAATACGCTCAGCTCATGGACAAATGCGTGAACGTGAGTTAGAACGAGTCATGTCGGATTTCTATCATCATCGTTTTAATGTATTGGTCTGTACCACCATCATTGAAACCGGTATCGACATTCCCACTGCGAATACGATTATTATTGATCGCGCAGATAAATTTGGTTTAGCACAATTGCATCAATTGCGTGGACGTGTAGGTCGTTCGCACCATCAAGCCTATGCATACCTACTTACTCCGAATGAAAAATTATTGACCTCTGATGCCGTCAAACGTTTAGAAGCCATTGTATCCTTGGAAGATTTGGGCGCAGGCTTCACTTTAGCAACCCATGATCTCGAAATTCGTGGGGCGGGTGAGCTTTTAGGTGAAGAGCAAAGTGGAAACATGCAAGCAATTGGATTTAATTTGTTTATGGAAATGCTCGATAGAGCAGTTCATGATTTAAAAGCTGGAAAGACACCTGAATTATCTGCCCCTATGCATCAAGGCCCCGAGATTGAGTTACGTATCAGTGCCATTATTCCTGATGAATATATTCCCGACATCCATAATCGGCTCATTATGTACAAACGAATTGCCAATGCAAAAACAAAAGAACAATTACATGATTTACAAATTGAGTTAATTGACCGGTTTGGCTTACTACCACAACAGGTAAAACATTTGTTATTGATTACTGAATTAAAATTAAATGCAGAACGAATGGGTATTCAAAAAATTAGCGCTGGTGCTCAGCAAGGCAAACTGGAATTTAGTGAAAACCCTTCTATTGACCCAGGAATTTTGATTAATTTGATTCAAGTACACGCCAAAAGGTATCAAATGGAGGGACCTCAACGCTTGCGTTTTACCCTAGATAGTACTTCCCCAGAAGAGCGTATTTTTGAAATAAGTGCCCTGCTTAATAAATTAAATGGAATAAAATGA